The Hemibagrus wyckioides isolate EC202008001 linkage group LG13, SWU_Hwy_1.0, whole genome shotgun sequence DNA window GCCACGTCCTTACCAGCACACTAGCGCACTACATAGTGCACATCTACACTGTGTAGCCTGAGACGGTGTGCACTTGGCTATATAATAGGCTAGTATGCGGTAAGAGCGGTTGCTATGGAGATCTGAGGTTACCAGTAGCGATCAGAAAACCGAACTGTGGAGAGGGAGAGGATGTTAAATAACTGTTGTTAAGAAACGTAAGCTGAatattaaacctttttttttgcaggactTTTCTAATAAGTGTTTATAGAAAAACGTGTAACTAAACAGGGATTTacaaagatacactatattgccaaaagttttgggacaccccatcCAAATCAtcctagttccagtgaaaggaactcttaatgcttcatttcAGGCTCCCagctttggggatgaccccttcctgttccaacgtgactgcacaccagtgaccaaagcaaggtctataaagacatgggtgagtgagtttggtgtggaggaacttgactgtcctgcacagagtcctgacctcaaccccacagaacacctttgggaagaattagagtggagactgtgagccagaccttctcgtccaacatcagtgtctgacctcacaaatgcacttcttctagagaggaacggtcaaaaattcccatagacACAAAAActttcctaaaccttgtggaaagccttcccagaagagttgaagctgttatagctgcaaagtgcggaacaactccatattacattcacgtgcatgGAAAAGTGTAaagacgtcccaaaacgtttgccaACATAGTGTATTTATGTCTCCAGGTCATGTATGGAAAATATGTATTGTGGAAACATTCATAGCTTTGGTGGTAAAGTCATTGTTTAAGATTATTAAGTGAAGAATTATAATTAGTAGTAGCCGCTTGGTCAGGGTTGAGGACGAGCTGAAGCTTCTCTCACGAACACTATGAGGCGTAACACAGTCTCACGCAGAAAGGAAgcagagctcaggatcaaacagTGGAGCTCAGAGATGGCagctagaagaagaaaaaagatccAGTTTTGTATCTCATACAAGTTTTACAGGTCTTCAGAGTACAAAGATTATAACCCTCGGCGAGAAGCATCTGCATTCTGATACAGGTTAGAAGTTAACTGCAGCAACATTCTCACCTCCTAAACACAGACAAGCAAATTCTTTCCTCCTGTTTATGGATATTTTATAATTGGCATTTGATAAGCGGTTAAGTTTTTACACATCTAATTATATCAAACGACAAGTGCAGGACTTATTTTAATGAAGATTCAGATGATTATGTAACTTGAAGCGTCTTGCATAAAGACCTGGTGCTGAAGTCCAGTCTGCATGCGCATCTTTGCAATTGACACGTGAAcatcgattgtgtgtgtgtgttacagcaaaCCAGCACAGGTTTCAGTGAGGGGCACCTGGATTTCAGGAACGCTGCAATACGTTTGCCTAACCTgagatcttgtttacacaagaAGATAAATTCAGAATGGAGTGGTGCCAGCACCCAGGACTACTCCAAGGTCAAGTGCAAGGTCAAGAGCTCCCTTTCCAGAGAAGCTTCATGAAAAAAAGACATCACTAAGCACAACTCATCCCCCTGCATAGCCATCTGACATTTAAAACGATGTTGAAAAGTTCAACCGTGCCACAGTGTGGGTTCTTACCTCCTCCTAGCCTGAACTAATCTCAGGAATCTTTACAGCAATAAGAAAACCTGGTTATTAACGAACATCCAATCAAGTCCAGACAAATGGAACCACATTATTAAGGCTTTAATTATTTGATGTGGGGATAAGCTAGATAATGCTTACATTTAGCAATACCACAGTGAGTTAAGGCTCAAAGGTGTTCCATCCACTGAAGATAGCAGTAAAAGATGAGCGAACGTTACATTCAGTTgtcttaaaaagaaagaaaatggccaATGCAACCAAAAACGAGCAAAATCTTACCTTCTAGTAAAATCTGAACACAAACATGAAATGTCTTTGCAACACCTCATGGTAAAACAAatgacttctttttcttttttttcctttacacaACAAAACGAATATTTACATTGAAATGATAAAAAggttaacaaaagaaaaatcccTGTAGATTTCCAGGAACTgcgtatattgtgtgtgtgtgtgggggggggggcacaGAAGAGGATGAGAGAAAAGCGATACACGTATGTACTGCAAACAGGTTTTGTATCGAGACAGTTTCCCCAAACACCACGCTGGtgttatatacacaacacacacagcggtggtggtggaggtgaaggaggtggtgGGGTCATGACACTGTAGAGTGTCCTCACTTAAACATCTGTGCCTTAACCACGAGGGAACTGCTTAGTACCAGTAATTCCATCTGATTTTCATTTTGATCTGCTGTaattctgcaataaattagcgTTCTTCACAAGAGACGGTAAGTGCTCTGTGTTTTCTTGTTCTgcctttatttaattttttttagctgCACTCACTGAATGCTATTTGGTAAGGTGGAACAGACTGTACGAATGAATAAGAACCTGGGTCAGCCAGAGACGAGAAGATCGAAGACGTGATCACGGATACATACTAATCGTAGGGGAAAAATTTTAATTGGTTCCAAAAACGATGAATGTTTTCTCTGTCCTGGAATATTTTGCAAAGCTTACAAAAAAGAGAATATGACTATTTACACGTTCTCTTTGTGACAGACTTTGTAGGTGTAGCATAACCCCcccccaacaaaaaaaaatccacacatcTATATTTGAGAATACATTAtggaggagtgaatgagtggagggggggggggtcacaGTGGTACCATTTACAGACACTGTTCAGAGTAGGATGTGGGTGGAGGTGAACCGGGTACGAGAACAACGTACACACCTCTGCCCTTCTGCCTGGTCCGAGGCATTTCGTTCGAACACATGAAGAGGAAAAAGTGGTGTATCAGTACGCTTACAGTTAGACAGATACACCAACAGCAGCATATAAAGTAAACCATTCTTTCTCCCTTTGCACTAAAAAGAATGCTTTCAcgcttatattatatatatatatatatatatatatatataaataaaatcaaccaTGTGTAAGCATCAAGCAATTCATCTCCCTAGTGAGCCCAGGTTGCATTTCatgcatgtttatttttttgatcTAGATCGAAACAACCTCTATTGCCCCACAAGCATCTTTTGCCAATAGGCACAATCTGAACAGACTCTGCAGTCTTTGCTCTTTGCTCAGGCTAATTGGTCATTTGACCGAGTGTGCATGGTTGCGTTTCTGCATCCATTAAAAGCCATTAGCTGCACTTTCCCAGCGTCTATAAAAGCAGCTCTCGGCAGCACCTGACCAGCTGCACGTGTCTAGTGTCTCGCTGTTAGGAGACTCgtttaaatgcaaaaatgcaaTAAATCACTAGACATTTCTCAAATATCTTCCTTTTCTGTGAGCACAGTGGATGAGAGTACTCTCTCAGTACTTTTGCGTTACGATAAAAATCCTTCAATCCGAAATCTGAGGCTTAACAGGAAATCGATTTCTTTTGCTCCCTTTAACGCTCTCTGCTATAAGCAtttctgcatttgtttttaagAAGAGGATTTCTTCTAGTGGGGGGGCGGGGGAATAAATACAAGCAGGTTTAGTGTTGCAATCAATGCCACAAGACCGCTGAACTGCATTCAAAAACGAATTAGggggacaaaaaataaaaacaacaacaacaacaaaagaaaaaaaaaaaacacaagacagaTTAACAGTGAAGCCTATTTGATTCTCAGTGCAAGAGGAAGATGCTGACTCCATGTACATAGGATAGATAAGCCTTTGGCTTGGCGGGAATACAGTAACTCTGGTCTGAGTCCACGCTGAGCTCATGCATTATGGCTGTGAGGACTGTGGTGCTGCGGGCTGCTGCTGCGCTGGTGctgcaggaggtggaggaggaggggggggtCCGGGCTGAGCTCCAGCTTGCGTGTTGGGGGAAGGAGGTGGCGTTGGGCGCTTGAACTTATCTGGGCTGTTGCTTCTTCTCGGGGACGGCCTCTGTCAGAGAAAAACGGAAAAACAATTGCAGTATGTAAAAGAGGCTTGGGTTCAAGCAGTGCATTTCAGAGATTATGTGAAAGTTGTTCAACTAGTGAAAGGAGATTAACTTTGGGATGcaaagcaaaacagaacagtaacactgttacacaaaccaTGACAAGCAGGtcagaaaaaggagaaaaataagTAAGAATGGACTGGCAGTAAACAAGTATTTATATGGACGCTGCAGTTCGTTTCTCAGACGAAGCCAGAGAAATCCACCTTCCATCCACACCAACGTGATCAGATGAAGTTTATCCATATTCACAATCCTCTGCGTGTGCTCGTCAGCATACAGACTTTCAGAGCACTTTGTACTGGAGTTAAAAATGTGCTGGTTTTACAGGTGATGTTTAGAGGAAATGAAACACACAAGCTGTGAGGGGTTGATGGTAGTGACTCACCGCAATGCCATGTGAGGCTCCCACGTGCACGTGTAGGCCTGGCGTGTTGTAGTAAGACATGCCTGCACGGGTCAGTGTGGCTGGAGGGGTAAAGCCCACTGTGTGACTGGCATATGACAGCCCTGCCAGAGGAACAACAAATACtgttcacatcacatcacacaaacaagcTAAAGAGCTTTGGACATTTCTGAGCTGAATTTCTATATACAGGGTGGTGATTTATACAGACAGGTCTAAatacaaaaaagagagagagagagagagagagagagaaaaaataccTGCACAAATCAATTTATTAAGGTGCCAAGACAATGACAATATTTGTTTGTCAGGAAAACTCTTTATCCATGATCGAAAGAacaagaatgaatgaaaaactgGAAGGAGGAGCCACTAAAACTGACCGGAAGAAAAAATCCATTAAAATGTTATGCTATAGTTACACCTACAAGCTACACATAAAGTTAAAGATATGGGGTAAAATATTCCCATAATGTTGAACACAGTCTCTACAAAGAGGGGTAATCAGGGGAAAGAAGCTTAAATAGCACAAACCATACAAGCAGTCATGGTTAAGCTGGAATGGAGTGGAGCAGGAagagaagggtgtgtgtgtacctggagaTATGGGTCTGCTAGAGCTTGGGGAGGGTGTGTAAGGGATCGGACTGGACACGGTGCGAGGGCGAAGGCCTTGGGCCGACATTTCGTTAAAGTatctattaaaaaaacagattagAGGGTTAAAATTATATAGCAAAACATGAGACACTTCTTTTTTGTGCTGCATTGATACACAAGCTCACGAGTAAAGAAAAACCACGGTCTCCAGACCTCTCGTCGTCCATCTCCAGGCTGGACTCGCTTTCAGAAAGCTGCCTGCACAAAGCCTCGCGCCGCTCCACCTCCCTCTGCAGCTTCCTCTGCAGCCGAATGTTCTCCTCCCGCATGATCCGCTCCTCCTCAATGTACTGAGCTCGCTTCTCCGTGTCTGAGAGAACAGCAGCAGATACAGAAACAAGTCAAAGCAGATCAGAATGGAAGTAGCATTTATGTGCGTGACCGGTATGTACCTGCATCTCCAACAGACCAAATCAGGACTGAACAACTTGTACCCACATATAtgtttatacacaaacatatttcAGATTAACCGCCAGTGccattactgtgttacaggaaATAAGAAAACAAGACTGCATATCGCTTGTACggaaaaataaaaccttaaCCAGGACTGCACTAAATGCTTTACACTTTGGATCCTGTGGTCTGTACAAACTCAGAAGGACAGAAAAAGATGGACATCCAAGCTTTTTCCCTGTTGGGACATGATCTTGCAATCTCCTGCACTTTGTTTGgacagattaaaaataatattagcaTGCGAGTCCTTACTCAAGCCTTGCGTTTCTTACAAAAGGAGATGCTGATAGTTGTCAGGGATCTAAATAAATTTTCATCTTTGGCATAATGTCTGTTCCTCATCGTGCCCGTCTGCAACATGTGAGGAAACCAAGCTGAGGATCTCATCAGAGTGGTCCGCTGGAAAACGAGCGTCTGATTCATTTCACTGTATGCAGTGCCATCTTGTGGACACTGGCCGAAAACTGCTACATCAGCAGTCCATAAACTAGAGGGTAAAAGTGTCACTAGAGGGTAAAAGTCCTCTTAAGTGTTATATTTCATCATATCTCAAACAGATAGCTAAAAAAACATCTATCCTACAAAACAAGCCTTGGTGAAATGAGGAAGTGAGAACATGGACCTCAGTGGGCTCCAACACTCACGCTGGAGCTCGGCAGTACGCAGGTTCTTCTTCAGCCTCTCCACCTCGTTCTTCAGGAAACGGATGTGTCTCATCATGTTCTCCGGGGAATCAATCTCCATGGAGATGTCCCTAGGGGATGGAGGAGCGGAGACCGGCTGGTCCAACTTCTCCTGAAGAATCCTACATGGATGAGACACAGGACCATCAATAAGTAGGATACTGTACTTCatgctaaagtgtgtgtgattaaaacaTCAGGGCAGCATTTATATTTTGAACAAAGCATTAAAATCCCAGAATATTAAGCTTTAACATCTAAATAATGCTTtagatgttaaataaattaataaatctgTGGAGATTTGTTTTATCTACATTTCAAATATTAAgcacattatttaaatacatgtaATAATATTAGAGCTATTCATCCCTAAATTTTCCCAAGagttttttgttatttagttcttatttaaatttatttaagaaGAATAAATGTCATTAGATTTATGCAAACATTTGTTATTGAGGCTTGGACCAAACCTATTTGAATGACCAGctaatatctaaaaataaatcataataaaaatatttcactattttaaatattaaaatattttttactgttttaatattattgttattaatattattattatttaaacccgcattttattatttttatcaaaaattattattattaaaacccCCAGTTTCATAttacctttattattattaatatattaaaaaattctatgtattattattatttaaaccaaCTAACCATTATTTAAATAACTAACCTGTCTTGGTTTTAAATAATACTCTACTCAATTAATAAGCATTAACTGAAACTGGACCTTTTCTCAGCTTCCAGTTTGTCCATGCGCTTCCACAGCCGGTTGACCAGTGCCTCCTGCTCTTGCTCCAACGTGTTCTCCAAGTCGATCTTCTCTCGTCTgagctggggaaaaaaagaaagaaaaagtgagtCTGTAAGCAGAACGCATTCACCATGTCCTCatcattatttgtttatttaaacacagGTTTTTATGATCAACCCTACACTACATGTCCCTGTGAATGATGAGGagtaatataaacctgtgatcttGGTTACAGAGCCACTACTGAGcaatgctgttatagaaaattaatcaacactgtctgaccaatcagatttgagaatgaTGGTCTTAAcaagacactgatacagacTGGTCAGCTGGagatgttttaaaaatgatattGTATTCCAtcagccctgtgatggactggcgacctgtcgcccaatgtgtgctgggataggctccagcagatccctgtgaccctaattaggtataaagtgggtatagacaatggatagatggattgtATTCCATCATCTGAGCCCAACTCATGTACTTGCTGCAGGGTGTCGCTTTCTACTAAACCCGTGCACATAAGGCTGTGGTTTTGTGGAGGCGGGTGTCAGACGAAGTGCAAGTCAGAGCTGAGTCTCAAGTCCACACACACGAATTAGCGGTTATATGGCACGCAGGGGAGCTGTGGAGGCCATCGGGTTACGTAATCTGACCTGCATTTTTATTGGAAACATGcagcaaaacacaaaaaagatgAAAACCACTGTTGAGGAACTACAGGTAGATGataccagaaaaaaaacattaacagtCATGTAACCATCTGAGCACATACTGGGACAAACCACAAGACTTCACACAGAGATTAGTGAAGGGTGAAGGAAtgagatggaaaaaaatgaacaagacaagaaagaaagaaagaaagaaagaaagaaaagagacaggggagagaaagaaagaaagaaagaaagaaagaaaggagacaggggagagaaagaaagaaagaaagaaagaaagaaagaaagaagacaggggagagaaagaaagaaagaaagaaagaaagaaagaaagaaagaagacaggggagagaaagaaagaaagaaagaaagaaagaaagaaagaaagaaagaaagaaagaaagaaagaaagaaagaaagaagacaggggagagaaagaaagaaagaaagaagacaggggaaagaaagaaagaaagaaagaaagaaagaaagaaagaaagaaagaaagaaagaaagaaagaaagaaagaaagaaagaaagaaaagagacaggagaaagaaagaaagaaaagagacaggagaaagaaagaaagaaagaaagaaagaaagaaagaaagaaagaaaagagacaggagaaagaaagaaagaaaagagacaggagaaagaaagaaagaaaagagacaggagaaagaaagaaagaaaagagacaggagaaagaaagaaagaaagaaagaaagaaagaaagaaagaaagaaagaaagaaagaaagaaagaaagaaagaaagaaaagagacaggggagagaaagaaagaaagaaaagagacaggggagagaaagaaagaaagaagacaggggaaagaaagaaagaaagaaagacagagagacagacagacagaaagaaagaaagaaagaaagaaagaaagaaagaaagaaagaagacaggtGTTGAAGGTTTCCTTggtcctatatatatatatataataaggtGCTTGAGAAGGCTGCAATCAGCAAGCAGGACCAGAATCCTTCATGAGCCAGACTGTGAGTGTACCTGCTCCAAGGTGAGCTGCTTGGAGATGGTGTCGTTCTCTAACTTCTTGATCTTCTTCATCAGTTTGTTGACCTGGaactcctgctcctgctccaaGTGCTGCTCAAGCTCAGCTTTCTCGTGTTGAAGctaagagagaagagaagaaataagACACATTTTAGGACTGGAGTACTGTAGAGAGAGTTCTATGAAATATTCATGTTGACAGCTGCGCATCAATGAGGAGGAAGAAAACCACTCGGGTTCTGTACAACTTCTAAActacttcatttaaaaaaaaaccaaacatctGAAAGCTTTGAGTGTGACCTTGGGAAAGAGCTTCACAACATCCAGCCTCTTAAAATGTTCCCTGAAAGCATATGACTCACCACCTAATGGCTTGGTAAGACTTCAGCCAAAAATGCCATCGTTTAAGCAAATTACAAACAGAGAGTGCTTTTGAATTTCATACAGGAGCAAGAGTGAGGTGACCGAACACCTGCTGTCTGGACATGGTGACCAACAGTCCTGGTTCTGCTCTGATGTCTGAGGTATCGCATGTAATAGAGCAAAATAATCATCGCTAAGCTTACAGCCGTTCCTACACTTACACTGTCCTCAGATGAaagctgagtgagagagagacagagagagagagagagagagagagagagacaaagaagaagtgagatggacagacaaagagagggagaaagacagacaaagagagggagagagacagacagagagacagagagagggagacagacagacagagaggaggggcagacagagagagagggggtaagggagagacagacagaaagaggaaggaaagcTGGTGAGGGAATTATCGCAGAACACCACAAGTGACAACAGGAAGGAACAACATTAACTTTAATCCTAACTATAAAGCAGAACAtatcattcattaataattaaatcattcaTAAATTAAACACAGTAATTGTGGGcagattgctgtggtgtaagtgGAACAGCAGACTTCAGGAAGCAGTGGAACTTCACTTGCGTGTCTCACTGTCTCGTCACTGAGAGTGCAATGTGTGTTCTTCCTAACTCATCacatgtacaacaataacaactacaTTTTTAAAGATCATCGCGACAAACTCTGATGTTGGCTTGATGAAGCAAGTAGAGAGTGGGGAGATTCAGTGGCAATACATTTGGTGGAGAGCAGACAGATAGGGTCCCGACCCGAGTGTTTTGATACGttatgtgtatgttgcagtagTTTTGCCATTTTGCTAATTTTGGGGCGTGGCTCTACAGGAAAACCGTCTCTggctttttcaagccaacataaaAATTAGACTTTCAccgttattttttaaaaaccacgGCAGTGTCAATTTCACACAGCAATAAAACTGagactaaataaaaatatttatatcatttttacgatcctttattttaaaaataaataatcttttcAGCCCATTTATAAACCACACTGATATTCTTTTCATTGATAGAACATTCACCTGGTTTCCTCCTGCAGACATTTTTCCACAGCtctgtacatgtacacacacacacacgcatacacacacacacacacgcatgcatgcacacacaggcAAGTTTCTGAAATGAGAAGCTTCAGATCGACGAGGTTTATGACGCAGATATGATAAGAAGGACGAAGCGGAATGGTTCTGGAGCCTCCGTGTTTGTTTTGTTCGATTTTGGCACTCTACAATCAGAACCGGTCCGGATGGTTTATGCCTCGAGTGTTGTTGCCAGGTCACCTGATTCGTTGTGCATGTAATTACAGAACCCCTAAATGAAGTTAGAGCAGATAAAGACATTGTTTCACAGCTGCATAACGAAGTGGAGAAGCTTCTTTCATCTGGAGTGACCTAGTTACTCCAGATAAGCTAGGTGGGTCAGGAGTAGGGCTGGGTTAGGTGACAAAAATATCACATCGGGACATCTGAAGACTTTACTACAGCGCACAGGTTTACTGATACATTCACAGAAAAAGTGCTGGACAGGTCAGGACGTGGTGAGTCCTCGGCTGTTTCTGGACTCGGCCAAAGTTCAGCACTTACTTGCATAAGTTTGCGAGAGAGGTCATTTGTGAGGAATTCTTCTTCCTTCTCATAATTGACAGCAAGAGTTTCCTTCTCCTTCTGTAAAGCTTGGATCTTCTTAAACAGCGTGTTGCTGATGAACTCCTCCTCTTGTTCTGCTCGGGcttgctgagagagagagagagagagagagagagaggtttacaAGTCTCAGAAGAGTGCTGTCAAATGAATAAAACCCACACACAATATGGACATGTGTAATTAAAGAGTCCAGGACATGACCGTTACCCAGCACACCGTGTCCACAATGATGAAGCGGACACACTCTTAACATTATCATGAGCTGTGTGTCCGGCGAACACATGATGACCAAGCTGAAATCATGTCCCAGTCAACATCATGACACTTCTGCAGGACAGTCTGGGGCTTTCTCTAATGCtcctgtctctttttctttcttgctcctttctcatttctctttcttttcatgatcttgtctctttcttcctttctttattactattctgtctccctctattctttctttctctttctttctttctttctttcttgctcctgtctccttctttctttatttctcttctgtctccttttttctctctttctttcatgctcctgtctccttttttctctctttctttcatgctcctgtctccttccttctttcttgctcctgtctccttctttctttatttctcttctgtgtccttctttctctctatctttcaTGCTCCTgtctccttccttctttctttcttttttctttcatgctcctgtctcatttctctttctttcttttcatgctcatctctttctttttttccttgctcttgtatctttctttctttctttaacccTTCTGTgtcattctttctttaatgctcctttcttgttctttctgtcttccatgcttgttttgttctttctaTCTTTAATGCTTCTATCTCATTCttttttcattccttccttaacccttctatctctatctctttcttttctttcactcctCTGTGTTTAGTAAAGGTGTGTTGAACTTTATGGTTTTCCATCTCTCCACAATCCGGTGTCTGAAATGTCACTAACACCGAGAACACATTCTCCCATGTTGATGAACCTTCTCCACCTGGGCTACAGTTTCAGTTCTCCTTTAAACcatcacatatatatttatatttgacgGCAAAACACAAAGCTGTCCATGTGCAAAATAACCTTTggggagcaaaaaaaaaaaaagacacatctGGCATCACAGTGCCGTCTCACAGTGCATTATTCTTCATGCCTATTAAAACTGATCTATGATGCAAATCTCTAATCATATTCACTCTATAGGGAAGCTGGGTCAGATATGTTGTAATATGATCCAAAGTGACCGCGGTTCTCTGACAGACAGCTCTATGTATTACTCAAACACCACCatggtgtagagaatggattTGCATGTAATTAGAGATCTCAGTCTCCATACACACAATGGAGTGTGTGCACCGTGTACACAACACACCTCATATTAATCCATACGGACTGATCGCTGTGACCTTTATTAGAAGTGTGTTTTGGCTGGCTCAGGTTGCATATGATCAATGGACGCATCTCAGGGAGAGTCTTTACATCCGGAGGCCATTTATCGTCACCTAAAGCTGTCAAAATGACGCATGAGATTATGATGATAAACACTCCATGCTGTGAGAGGAACTTccctgggtctctctctctctctctctattatatatatataggctgtCCAGCTCTCATAAGGTCCAGTAAAATGAAAAAGGcctttaaaatatacattatattgccaaaagtttcaaatcattgagttcaggtgttgttttttaggggttgggcgcggctccttagttccagtga harbors:
- the ccdc6b gene encoding coiled-coil domain-containing protein 6b, whose protein sequence is MADSASESDTDGAGSSSATPQCSTSSSSSKQQGFMISPFRLEELTNRLASLQQENKVLKIELETFKLKCKALQEENRDLRKASVTIQARAEQEEEFISNTLFKKIQALQKEKETLAVNYEKEEEFLTNDLSRKLMQLQHEKAELEQHLEQEQEFQVNKLMKKIKKLENDTISKQLTLEQLRREKIDLENTLEQEQEALVNRLWKRMDKLEAEKRILQEKLDQPVSAPPSPRDISMEIDSPENMMRHIRFLKNEVERLKKNLRTAELQHTEKRAQYIEEERIMREENIRLQRKLQREVERREALCRQLSESESSLEMDDERYFNEMSAQGLRPRTVSSPIPYTPSPSSSRPISPGLSYASHTVGFTPPATLTRAGMSYYNTPGLHVHVGASHGIARPSPRRSNSPDKFKRPTPPPSPNTQAGAQPGPPPPPPPPAAPAQQQPAAPQSSQP